The following nucleotide sequence is from Triticum dicoccoides isolate Atlit2015 ecotype Zavitan chromosome 7B, WEW_v2.0, whole genome shotgun sequence.
ATGTAGAGGTTGTCGACGTCCAAGCCTTTAACCTATGTACGCATCAACCAAAACAAATGCTCAGAATATGATGCGTACCAAAAAAAGAACGAGGATAAAATAGTAGCAGCAGCATACCTCAGCGTTACTCTCAGCATTCTTCAGCAAATCCAACACGAACTGGGCTGACTTTGCAGGCCAGCGACCCTGCCCATTTGGCTGGCGGTTCTTTGCTTGCGCAGTACGACCCACACCTCTGCAGTATCTCCGGAAGGGAATCGCTTGCTTGTGGGCGAGAACATCCTCAAGGTACCTCTTAGCCTTGCCCAAAGGCATCCTGCGAAGAGCAAACGCTGTCTCGCGTGTGTTCTGCATCCAGTATTAGCAAGTTAGCAAAACAAACAAGATATAACGATTTGACAATGATGCGACTACAACATTATCAATCTAGCACAAAAACAAGGAACAGCTGTGCTGGCACCAGAGTCCTATGATAAAACAACTGAACTTAGTTCTACAGATGCAAAAACTGGCAGAAAAATATTCCAGGCCAACAAACCATTTCCTCCCCTTACACATTATTAGCCCTAAGAAGCAATGgtactatattacatgggatgtttttcACCAAGTTCAGAGATTGAGCAATGCTTGGTATACATAcctcaacaaaaaagaaaaaatagagcAGGCTGACAAAATTTTGGCATCTTCAGAACTAAGGATGGTCAAATTATGCAATATAAAGATAAGAAACGAGCCGACGGAAAGCTATCACACACAGCATAGACGAAACTATAAGGATATATCAGACCAAGAATCTTCTAAACGATTAATCCCGACTTGGATACAACGGAGCCAGGATCTTCTAAACAATTAATCCTGACTTTTAGAGAGGGGGGCAAAGATCACTGAGACTTGGGAGTTTGAGCAGTGCAACTTGCAGCAACATCACAAAGTGATAACTATGACGCGAGCAATGAACACAGCAATATTTAAAGTTCCTATTAAACTGTAATGATATTAGCCAAAATTTAATGTGCAAAACACGGACTTCAAAATTGCAGAGAAATGAAAAGGATAAAGTAGCAGCAGCATACTTAAGCGTTACTCTCAGCGTTTAACAAATACAACACGAACTGTGCAGATTTTCGATTAAATGCGGACATTAGCTATGTacttcctcaaaacaagacatggctaGAGATGATGTCACGTTCGCATTGCCTAAGAACCATGGGCGACTGTGACTACCGTCGGTAAAGAATGCATTGATATCCCTAAAGTAACATGGGACTGTGCATGCAAAGAGCAGATCAGAACCCTTACTCCTTAGGTTTATCACAATTCAATCATTCATGACGCCATTTGTAGACTCCCTAACCCTAAATCAACAAGATCGCATGAAAATTGGCAACAACGCTAGTCTGGGATCAATCAACCAGTAGCGCAACACCACAGACAAAAGATCTCTCGTAGAGCAGGCTCACGAAACGCACCTTGAAGTGGACCCTGAGATCCTTGCCACAGGCCTTGGCCGCTGCGCACGAAAGCACGAAACATCGGATCAAAACCCACCACAAGGTGAAGGCAAAGCGCAAAGCAAGAAAAAAATCATCTAGGGGACAGAGGGAAGAGAGATCTTACACTTGGTCGGGTTGGACGGATCCCTCGAGTACTTCACCTGCGACGAATGCAACAGCGAGGATGTCAGAGCGACGGCACATACAGCAGGCAGAGGATTGTAGTGCCTGAGAAGAGAGGGACGAGGCTtaccatggcggcggcggtggggttgCGGCCGGAGAGGAGGGATGGGAGGGTGAGTGCTGGCCTTGGCACGAACTCTTCCAACAGGGGAAAAACTGAGGCGGCGGCGGAGGTCTATGAGGAGGCGAGAAACCCTAGAGCTTCACAGCTCTTCATGGGCTTACGGCCCAATATCATTATGGAATCCCATGTATGGGACATGCCCGGCCTTtttctctctcgttttcctctttgcGTTTCATATTTTGTTTTCTTTTACCCCTAGAAAAaaatctttttgtttttttgtcTTTTGAGGGAAAGCCATCATGAtgactttatttatttattatctatctatctattattaTCAAAGTTCACCAAAGTGCAAAGCACCTCAAGCATAATAAAAATTATAATCGAGATTCCGAGACCACCAAACGACCACTGCCGCAGCCAAAACGAGCCGCTGACGCGCCGCTATGGCCGCTCCCCTACTAGAACAGGCTTGAACTTGTCGATGACAACCGTAAagacttcgtgcatgtgcccctacGGACTAGAGCCCTGGAGCCGCGGTGGACGTCGTTGAACCCTTGAatggatctgaagcaccggataccAAATCTCGCCACACAACAAGAAACCCTAACCTCATTGCCCCAATGAGATGGCATGAATCTACATGATAGCTCTTTCAGCTTCGTCAAGATGAATGAAGTCGGGGAAGATCAGAGTCGGGTAGACAAACTCAAAGAAGAAGTGCCGCCATCCGCCC
It contains:
- the LOC119336859 gene encoding 60S ribosomal protein L17-2: MVKYSRDPSNPTKSAKACGKDLRVHFKNTRETAFALRRMPLGKAKRYLEDVLAHKQAIPFRRYCRGVGRTAQAKNRQPNGQGRWPAKSAQFVLDLLKNAESNAEVKGLDVDNLYISHIQVNQAQKQRRRTYRAHGRINPYMSNPCHIELILSEKEEPVKKEADNVVAPRKAI